The Faecalibacterium sp. I3-3-89 sequence GAGTTTGAGAAGATCGCCCGGAAATACGGCGTGGACTATGCGGTGAAGAAGGACCGCAGCAGCTCCCCACCCAAGTACCTGATCTTTTTCAAGGGTCGGGACGCGGATGCCCTGACCGCTGCTTTTACCGAGTACACCGGGAAAAAGGTCAGAAAGGCGGAGAAATCCGAGCGCCCGTCCGTGCTGGCAAAGCTGAGCCAGTTCAAAGAACTGGTAAAACACGCCGTCGTGGACCGGAACAAGCGGAAGGAGCTGGAACGATGAAAAAGCAGCTGAACATCAAAAAGCTCATTTTGCTGAATCTGCCGTATATCCTGATGGGGCTTTTCTCCACCAACTTCGGTGAAGCGTGGCGGATGGCCGTGGGTGCGGACGCTTCGGCAAAAATGCTCTCGTTCTTCTCCACGCTGCCGGTGGCGCTGGCCAGCTGGTGGCCCAGCCTGCACCCGCTGGACCTGCTGGTGGGCCTGTGCTGCTGCGGCGGCCTGCGGCTGGCTGTGTACCTGAAAAGCAAGAACGCCAAGAAGTACAGGCACGGCATGGAATACGGTTCCGCCCGGTGGGGAACCCATGAGGACATTACACCCTACATCGACCCGGTATTCCAGAACAATGTGATTCTGACGAAAACGGAGAGCCTGACAATGAACAGCCGCCCCAAGGACCCAAAGACCGCCAGAAACAAAAATGTGCTGGTGATTGGCGGCTCCGGTTCCGGTAAGACCCGCTTCTGGCTCAAACCGAATCTGATGCAGATGCACAGTTCCTATGTGGTCACAGACCCGAAGGGAACCATTTTGGTGGAGTGCGGAAAAATGCTCCAAAGGGGCGCACCCAAGCTGGGGAAAGACGGAAAGCCTATGAAGGATAAGCACGGCAAGGTCATTTATGAGCCGTACCGAATCAAGGTCCTAAATACCATTAACTTCAAGAAGTCCATGCACTATAACCCTTTCGCCTATATCCATGCCCTGCTGTCCAGTATCAGTCAGGAACGGATCAACCGGGAATTGGCGCAGGAATATGCCGCACAGATCAGAGTAAATGAAAAGCGTGTGGCACAGACCGAGGGCTTTAAGGCAAAACTCTATGAAAATCTGGTGAGTGGAATTCTGACAAAGGAAGAATTTCTCTCTTATAAGCGAAAATACAATGCAGATATTGAACTGTTCCAAAAGGCAATCGCTGAATGGAACGATAAACTTACAGATGTATTGGAAAACCGAAGCGAACGAAACCGTTGGATCAACCATTTTATGAAATTTTCTACTATGGAGGATATTGACCGCCGGGCAGTCATGCAGCTTATCCGAAGCATACGGGTAATGGGTAAAGATGAACTGCATATTGAATTTAATTACCAGGATGAATATCAGAAAGCAATCTCTTTGGCTGAACAGATTGCTACAAAAAATGAAGAAAGGATGGTGAGCTAAATGGCAAGAAAAAGCAGAAAACAGACGGCAGCTCCTATGCCGGCACCATCTTTGTATGTACATGTGGCTCTGTATATCCGTCTTTCTGTGGAGGATAACAAAAAGCGGGGTTGCTCAGTAGAAAACCAAAAACTGGTACTGAATGACTTTCTTTCGGATAAACCGGACTTCGTTGTGTATGATACTTATATCGACAACGGAGCGACAGGGACAAATTTTCACCGCCCTGGATTTCAGCAAATGCTATCTGATATTGAAGCAGGCCACATTAACTGTGTGATTGTTAAGGATCTTTCCCGATTAGGGCGAAATTCTATTGACACAGGTTATTATATCGAACAGTATTTCCATGCTCATAATGTTCGCTTCATTGCTGTTACGGATCAGTTTGACACAGCGGATTCCGGAAATCTTCATGGTGGTATCATGCTGCCTTTGAAAAATATGATCAATGAAGCCTATGCTCTGGACATTGGACGAAAAATCAAAGCACAGGCGCGGCAGGCTATGAAAGATGGCGACTATATTGGTGCACGGGCGCCTTACGGTTACAGGAAAGACCCGGATAATTGCCATAAACTTCTGATTGATGAAAATACTGCCCCTGTGGTAAAACAGATTTTTGAATGGGCACATGAGCATGTGGCACTGAACCGGATTGTCCGCAATCTAAATGAGATGGGAATTCCGGCACCGAGCCATTATAAAAAGACCACTGGCGAGATTACCAGTCCGGGACTGATCGGAAGTGGCAAATGGCAGACCCGCACAGTGATGAAAATCTTAGAAAGCGAAGTTTATACAGGCGATCTGGTGCAAGGAAAAACAAAGATTGTAGATCATCAGCAGGTCAAGGCTGGAGAAGATAATCTGATTATTGCAAAATGCACCCATGAACCGATCATCAGCCATGAGTTGTTTAATGCAGTTCAGGAATACAGAAAACAGATCTGTGAAGAAAGCAAAGCAACTCCAAAACGTCCCTACACACCAAACATTTTCAAAGGTAAAGTGTTCTGTGCTGATTGTGGCAGAAGCCTTCACAGGCAACGCGCCGAGCGCCGGAAAGGACCCGACACTTACTGGTTCCACTGCCTTACAAACAGCCGGGTAGAAAAAGATAGCTGCAAAGGTGCGATAATACAAGAGAAAGAACTGATTTCTACTGTTACGGCTATTCTTGAAAAAGAGCTGACAGTTGCGCTGGGAATGTCGCTGCCACTCTTTCAGTTGGAGACAAGACAAAAACAGGAAAAAGATAAGCTGAAAATTCAGATGTCGGCCAAACGGCAGGAAATTGAAAAAACACGCCGGCTGATCCGTGGCCTATATGAAAATTTTGTGCAGGGTATTTTGACAAATGACGAATACTTTGAATTGAAAGCGGATTATGAACATGCTATCAATGCTCTGTCTGGTGAGATTGAAGTATTTGAAAAATCTATGGACTCTCTGGACAACCAGCTTGCCAGATACCGTGCAATGGAAAAGGATGCAAAAACACTGGCACAGGATCACGTACTGACTGTAGAACTGATCGAACGGCTCATTGAACGAATTGAGATAGACCACGAGCGGAATATTCATGTGACCTTCCGTTTCAAAAATGAATTTCAGGGAAAGGCGGTGGTACCGTGCGCAACTATGTGATTGCCCTTTATATCCGTCTTTCTGTGGAAGATTTCAAAACTGAAAGTTTGAGCATACCAAATCAAAAACTGATTCTTCGTGAAAAAGCTATGTCTCTGCCGGAATGGGATGACAGCGAGATTTTGGAATTTATTGACAACGGTCATACGGGGACAAACTTTGAGCGTCCGGCGGTGCAGGAACTTTTAACAATGGTTCAGGCCGGAAAAATCAACTGTATTATTGTAAAAGACCTTTCCCGATTTGGACGTAACAGCATTGAAACCGGCTATTTTATTGAGCGGGTATTTCCTCTTTATCACACCCGTTTTATTTCCGTCAGTGATGATTTTGACACAGCTAATTTCAAAGGTGATACCGGAGGGATTGATATTGCTTTCAAGTATCTTATCAGCGAGTGGTATAGCCGGGATATGTCCATGAAAACCAAAAGTGCAAAATACGCAAAGATGCGTCGTGGGGAATATCAGAGTGTCATCTGTCCTTACGGCTATCGCAAGAGTGCAGACGGACGTATGGAACCGGACGAGGATGTTGCCCCGAATGTGCAGATGATATTTCAATGGGCGTCTGAAGGCAACACCGCAGCCGAGATCACAAGAAAATTGTATGCCATGAATATCCCCACCCCTGGGGAATATCGCAAACTTAAAGGCAAGGCCTATTACAATGTTTCCCGAACAAACGGCGTTTGGAGTACATCAACGGTTCTGCGTATTTTAGAAGATCAAAGATATATCGGTACCTATGTAATTGGCAAGAGAAAGGTAAAAGAGATTGGCAGCCGACATACACAGTTAAAGGATGAAAGTGAGTGGTTCAAAATCCCGAACCATCATCCGGCTATTGTAAGTGTGGATCTATTTGAGAGAGCCAATGCTTCAATTAAGCGTTTCTCTCTGTCAAATAAAAAGCCGCGTGATTATCTGCTCCGTGGTAAGGTATTCTGCGGATGCTGCGATCATGCAATGTCTCTACGAAATGGTGCGTGGTTTTATTGCCGTCATTCCGAGGTGGCTGAAACGCTTCCTTGTCATGGTGTGCGCATAAAGATGGCAGATCTGGAGCAGGTTGTATTTGAAACAATTCGGGCTCAAATGTGTCCGGCATTGGGAATTGATAGCAATAAGGATAAATTGGATTTGCAGACAGTCCAGCAGGCCGAACATGAAGAAAAACTCCGTTCTATTCAAGACAGCAAGCGGCATCTTTATGAGCAGTATGCACTCGGAGAGATTGATTTGGAAACCTATCGAACACGAAAAGCGGTTTATGACACGGAGCTGGTACAAGCCAAAAATGTTCATGCTGTCATTACTGCACAGACAAAGCAGATAAAAAGTGATTATGAGATTAAGCTGAAACAACAGGAAATTGTTCAGGAAGTCGGAAACGCCAACATGCTGACAAAAGCTCTGATTGACCGGCTTATCAACAAAGTTTACGTCTTTCCAGGAGATAGGATTGAGATTGAATATGCAACACAGGATTTCTTAGAAACTAAGGAATCCGAAAAGGAGGTATAACCGTGAACACCCATTTGAAACAGCTATGGGCAGCTATGAAGCTGCCCGAAAAACTTCAAAAAAAGTTATAAATTTTTTTGTCGTGGGCTTGACATACGGGTGGCGGAGAAGGTGGCAACGCAGCTCACGGGGAGCTGGCAGGAATGGGCAGGGTTTCTCACCACTGCTTCCCGCCTTTACAAGTACCCGTTCCATGAGCAGTTGATGATCTACGCCCAGCGTCCGGACGCTACCGCCTGTGCAGAGTACGATTTGTGGAATGAAAAGATGGGACGGTATGTAAGGCGCGGCTCCAAGGGAATCGCTCTGGTGGACGATTCCGGGGACAGGCCCCGCCTGCGCTATGTTTTTGATATTTCCGACACCGGAACACGTGAACATTCCCGCACTCCCTGGCTGTGGCAGCTGGAGGAGCGCCATTTGGATTCGGTGCAGGCCATGCTGGAGCGCACCTATGATGTTTCCGGTGATGACCTTGCCGGACAGCTCACCGAGGTAGCCGGAAAACTGGCTGAGGAATACTGGACGGAGCATCAGCAGGACTTCTTCTATATCGTTGACGGTTCCTTTTTGGAGGAATATGATGAGTTTAACATCGGAGTACAGTTCAAGGCAGCAGCCACCGTCAGTATCACTTACGCTTTGATGTCCCGCTGTGGACTGGAGCCGGAACGCTACTTCGACCACGAAGATTTCATGGCGATCTTTGATTTCAATACTCCGGCAACCATCGGAGCGCTGGGAACAGCGGTCAGCCAGATCAACCAGCAGGTGCTGCGGCAGATCGGCGTTACCGTCCGAAATGCAGAGCGCGAAGCCAACCAAGAAAGGAGCAAACAAGATGAACAATCCCATGACCTATATCCAGAACGGAGACTATCTGATTCCCGACCTGAAGCTGAGCCAGCAGCCGGAGAAACCCTTGGGCAAGTACGGAAGGATGAGGAAAACCTACCTGAAGGAACACCGTCCCATCCTCTACAACCAGATGCTGCTGAGCGAGAAGCTGTACCCGCACCTTCTGGAGATCGACGAGACCGCCCAGAGCAGACTGGAGCAGATGATGCCCCAGCTGGCGAAGGAAGCGGGAGCCACCGAGGACCTGAAAGCCAGCGATCCCATGAAGTGGGTGGGGCTGATGAACACCTGCAAAGCTCAGGCCGAGGAGATCCTGATGGCGGAGCTTATCAACAGCTGACTCTAAACCTGTTCCTCTCCGAAGCGGAACAGATCCAATCCATAGATGAAGCAGAGAATGTAGCGCATACATCCTCTGCTTTTTCTTTTACCCAAAATGACATCGACCATGTGCTGCGTTTGGGCGGCAATACAGACCGTCAAAGGGAGCGTGTGGTTGCAGCCTTTGAAAAGCAGAAAACCACCGCTGAGATTGCCGAGATACTGAAAACGCTGTACCACGGCGGCAA is a genomic window containing:
- a CDS encoding PcfB family protein → MQEEVENRTLTLVVSGTKFTGRLLKAAISKYLAHRKEKKLQKQRSRDAPVKPQGKQTVKQLIGQNQGVSNIEITDPSIKEFEKIARKYGVDYAVKKDRSSSPPKYLIFFKGRDADALTAAFTEYTGKKVRKAEKSERPSVLAKLSQFKELVKHAVVDRNKRKELER
- a CDS encoding recombinase family protein, translating into MARKSRKQTAAPMPAPSLYVHVALYIRLSVEDNKKRGCSVENQKLVLNDFLSDKPDFVVYDTYIDNGATGTNFHRPGFQQMLSDIEAGHINCVIVKDLSRLGRNSIDTGYYIEQYFHAHNVRFIAVTDQFDTADSGNLHGGIMLPLKNMINEAYALDIGRKIKAQARQAMKDGDYIGARAPYGYRKDPDNCHKLLIDENTAPVVKQIFEWAHEHVALNRIVRNLNEMGIPAPSHYKKTTGEITSPGLIGSGKWQTRTVMKILESEVYTGDLVQGKTKIVDHQQVKAGEDNLIIAKCTHEPIISHELFNAVQEYRKQICEESKATPKRPYTPNIFKGKVFCADCGRSLHRQRAERRKGPDTYWFHCLTNSRVEKDSCKGAIIQEKELISTVTAILEKELTVALGMSLPLFQLETRQKQEKDKLKIQMSAKRQEIEKTRRLIRGLYENFVQGILTNDEYFELKADYEHAINALSGEIEVFEKSMDSLDNQLARYRAMEKDAKTLAQDHVLTVELIERLIERIEIDHERNIHVTFRFKNEFQGKAVVPCATM
- a CDS encoding recombinase family protein, giving the protein MRNYVIALYIRLSVEDFKTESLSIPNQKLILREKAMSLPEWDDSEILEFIDNGHTGTNFERPAVQELLTMVQAGKINCIIVKDLSRFGRNSIETGYFIERVFPLYHTRFISVSDDFDTANFKGDTGGIDIAFKYLISEWYSRDMSMKTKSAKYAKMRRGEYQSVICPYGYRKSADGRMEPDEDVAPNVQMIFQWASEGNTAAEITRKLYAMNIPTPGEYRKLKGKAYYNVSRTNGVWSTSTVLRILEDQRYIGTYVIGKRKVKEIGSRHTQLKDESEWFKIPNHHPAIVSVDLFERANASIKRFSLSNKKPRDYLLRGKVFCGCCDHAMSLRNGAWFYCRHSEVAETLPCHGVRIKMADLEQVVFETIRAQMCPALGIDSNKDKLDLQTVQQAEHEEKLRSIQDSKRHLYEQYALGEIDLETYRTRKAVYDTELVQAKNVHAVITAQTKQIKSDYEIKLKQQEIVQEVGNANMLTKALIDRLINKVYVFPGDRIEIEYATQDFLETKESEKEV
- a CDS encoding TnpV protein, whose protein sequence is MNNPMTYIQNGDYLIPDLKLSQQPEKPLGKYGRMRKTYLKEHRPILYNQMLLSEKLYPHLLEIDETAQSRLEQMMPQLAKEAGATEDLKASDPMKWVGLMNTCKAQAEEILMAELINS